The nucleotide sequence TTCGCGTCTGGTTAACTTAGCCATCTTCTCTCCCCTTTTAAGGATTACTTCTTAGCAGACTTACCAGGCTTGAGAATAATCTTCTCACCCCTATACCTAATACCTTTACCTTTGTAAGGCTCTGGTGGTCTAAAGGAACGAATCTCAGCCGCAACTTGACCTACCTTCTGCTTATCAATTCCACGAACGTAGATGTTGTTATCCCTATCAACCTCTATCTGAATTCCCTCAGGAATCTTATAGAGGACAGGGTGTGAAAAACCTAAGTGGAGTTCAAGGGTATCACCCTTTACAAAGGCCCTGTAACCGAGACCTTTAACCTCAAGAACCTTCTCAAAGCCCTTTGAAACTCCAATTACCATGTTGTTGATGAGAGCTCTCGTAGTTCCGTGGAGAGCTCTCATCTGCTTTTCATCGTTAGGCCTTTCAACTATAACCTTATTATCCTCAACCTTAATTGTAAGCTTTGGGTTAAAAGTAAATTCAAGCTGTCCTTTAGGACCTTTAACTATAACGTGATTCCCAGGCTTAACCTCAACTGTTACGCCCTGTGGTATCTCAACGGGAAGCCTTCCTATCCTTGACATCTTTCCACTCCTTCTCCTTTGGTTTTACCAGACGTAGCAGAGGACTTCTCCGCCTACGCCGAGCTTCCTGGCCTT is from Thermovibrio guaymasensis and encodes:
- the rplF gene encoding 50S ribosomal protein L6, giving the protein MSRIGRLPVEIPQGVTVEVKPGNHVIVKGPKGQLEFTFNPKLTIKVEDNKVIVERPNDEKQMRALHGTTRALINNMVIGVSKGFEKVLEVKGLGYRAFVKGDTLELHLGFSHPVLYKIPEGIQIEVDRDNNIYVRGIDKQKVGQVAAEIRSFRPPEPYKGKGIRYRGEKIILKPGKSAKK